One Hyla sarda isolate aHylSar1 chromosome 11, aHylSar1.hap1, whole genome shotgun sequence genomic window carries:
- the LOC130295475 gene encoding protein spinster homolog 1-like — MASPQDPLLKEEEEAMEDHSDMDVEKGDIPERQNLPSLSVMSTARSIITVVILAFVNLLIYANRSSVAGVLPYIQKAYDTNASLSGLLNTLFIGSYVLVAPIAGYLGDHCNKKYTVCAGVIVWLSMTLTLSFIPDGYFLLFLLTSGLVGAGEATFCTIAPSIIADLFTSDQRTRMLNVFYSVIPVGCGLGYIIGPKVTDAARGDWHWAFRVTPGLGLISVALMILVTKELPRTTTNGKKNNKSQKFAKWATDLKKLFKNRSFMLTTMGSTAVSFIVGAIGVWGPSYLTHARTLLQEKDPCRAEPCDYHDILIFGVVTVVSGILGVVAGSEISKRYRKSNPRADPLVCGCAMMLSAPFLLLALTFGNISLVATNIFIFIGETLLSVNFTLISDIILKVVTPWRRSSALAVQMTIYHLLGDAGSPYLIGLISDTYERGYAKSPLLKYRSLEYALMTCTIMAVIGGAFFMATALYIERDEKEAEMESEPPSSSSSSLLPADEDRSSD; from the coding sequence atggcctctccacaagacccattgctgaaggaggaggaagaagcaatggaggaccatagtgatatggatgtagaaaagggcgatatccctgagaggcagaacctgccatctctaagcgtgatgtccaccgcacgttccatcatcaccgtagtgatcctcgcctttgttaatttgctcatctatgcaaatcgctccagcgtggcgggggtgctgccttatatacagaaagcatatgacaccaatgctagtctgtctggcttattgaatacattgttcattggaagctacgtgctggtcgcaccaattgccggatatttgggcgaccactgtaataagaaatatactgtttgcgcaggagtcatcgtttggctgagcatgacacttaccctgtcattcatccctgacgggtacttcctgctcttcctgctgacgagtggactggttggagccggagaggcgactttctgcaccatcgccccctccatcattgcagacctttttacaagtgaccagcggacccgcatgctgaacgtgttttactccgtcatacctgtaggctgcggactaggatacatcatcgggcccaaagtgactgatgcagcaaggggcgattggcactgggcatttcgggtcacccctggcctgggcctcatatctgtggctttgatgattttggtcacaaaggagcttccaagaacgactacaaacgggaagaagaacaacaaatcccagaagtttgccaaatgggcgacagatctgaaaaaactatttaaaaatcgaagcttcatgttaaccaccatgggatcgacggctgtatccttcatagtgggagccataggtgtatggggtccgtcatacctgacccacgcacgaacactcctacaagagaaggacccttgccgcgCTGAACcatgtgactatcacgacatcctaatatttggtgtggttacagtcgtctctggcattctgggagttgtagcagggtcggagataagtaaaagatatcgcaaatccaacccacgggcggacccgcttgtgtgtggatgcgcgatgatgctctccgccccttttcttctgttggcattgacttttggcaacatcagcctcgttgccaccaacatcttcatcttcatcggagagacgcttctgtcagtaaatttcaccctcatatctgacattatactaaaagtagtaactccgtggaggagatcttcagccctggccgtgcagatgacaatctatcacctcctaggtgacgccggcagcccgtacctcatcggcctgatatctgacacctacgaacgaggatatgccaaatcccctcttctgaaataccgcagcctggagtatgccctcatgacctgcaccataatggcagtcatcggaggggccttcttcatggccacggccctatatatagagagggacgaaaaagaagcagagatggaatcagaacctccgtcatcctcctcctcctctctgcttcctgccgatgaggaccgctcttcagactga